In Streptomyces sp. NBC_00569, a single genomic region encodes these proteins:
- a CDS encoding acetoin utilization protein AcuC: MSGRAQLMWDEAVTGYDFGPDHPMDPVRLALTRSLVGTLGLDREVDVVAAKRAGESTLRLVHREDYVEAVKAASADPASANGAYGLGTVDDPAFAGMHDVSALIAGQSVGAAEAVWRGEALHAVNFAGGLHHAMPGSASGFCVYNDAALAIARLLELGAERVAYVDVDVHHGDGVQAAFWEDPRVLTISLHEHPRTLFPQTGWPEETGADGRAEGSAVNVALPAGTGDAGWLRAFHTVVPELLAEFRPQVLVTQHGADTHFEDPLAHLAVSLDAQRAVQVACHELAHEYADGRWVALGGGGYAVVDVVPRSWSHLVGIAAGHEVAPETVIPESWRQEVFARTRQLAPTRMTDGRWPVSYQEWESGYDPADRLDQAVLATRRAVFPLRGLLP, from the coding sequence ATGAGCGGCCGCGCACAGCTGATGTGGGACGAGGCAGTAACGGGCTATGACTTCGGCCCGGATCACCCGATGGATCCGGTCCGGCTGGCCCTGACGAGAAGTCTCGTCGGGACTCTTGGGCTCGATCGTGAGGTGGACGTCGTCGCCGCCAAGCGGGCGGGTGAGTCGACGCTGCGGCTTGTGCACCGCGAGGACTATGTGGAGGCGGTCAAGGCCGCGTCCGCCGATCCGGCTTCGGCGAACGGTGCCTATGGGCTGGGGACGGTCGACGATCCGGCCTTCGCCGGGATGCACGATGTGTCGGCGCTGATCGCAGGGCAGTCCGTGGGCGCTGCGGAGGCCGTGTGGCGGGGTGAGGCGCTGCACGCGGTGAACTTCGCGGGCGGGCTGCACCATGCGATGCCCGGGAGTGCTTCCGGGTTCTGTGTCTACAACGACGCGGCGCTGGCCATCGCTCGTCTCCTCGAGCTGGGTGCCGAGCGCGTCGCGTACGTGGATGTGGACGTGCACCACGGGGACGGGGTGCAGGCGGCGTTCTGGGAGGACCCGCGGGTGCTCACCATCTCGCTGCACGAGCATCCGCGGACGCTGTTTCCGCAGACCGGGTGGCCCGAGGAGACGGGGGCCGACGGTAGGGCGGAGGGGTCGGCGGTCAATGTGGCGTTGCCGGCGGGGACCGGGGACGCGGGATGGCTGCGGGCTTTTCACACCGTCGTGCCCGAGTTGCTGGCGGAGTTCAGGCCGCAGGTCCTGGTGACGCAGCACGGGGCCGACACGCACTTCGAGGACCCGCTGGCGCATCTGGCGGTGTCGCTCGACGCGCAGCGCGCCGTGCAGGTCGCCTGTCATGAGCTGGCGCACGAGTATGCGGACGGGCGGTGGGTCGCGCTGGGTGGTGGCGGGTACGCCGTGGTGGACGTGGTGCCGCGGTCCTGGTCGCATCTGGTGGGGATCGCCGCCGGGCACGAGGTCGCGCCCGAGACGGTGATTCCGGAGAGCTGGCGGCAGGAAGTGTTCGCCAGGACGCGGCAGTTGGCTCCCACCCGGATGACGGACGGGCGGTGGCCGGTCTCGTACCAGGAGTGGGAGTCGGGGTACGACCCGGCGGACCGGCTCGATCAGGCGGTTCTGGCGACTCGGCGTGCGGTGTTCCCGCTGCGGGGGCTCTTGCCGTAG
- a CDS encoding MFS transporter yields MTEVLRRGRGSLAFSFLVQGAAFALLVTRIPAIQDQYGISDGLLPVFLAAVPILAGVGSVCTEKLVKKVRPSRVLRWSQPVVLLALLGVGAGDSLWQAALALGAFGLAVGALDASMNMLGVSLQRAYGRSIMLGFHAAYSLGGIVGASLAWVGAHWELSLFVSYLPVVVLLLPAAFVGSRWYVDGESGAGDGVQGASGGPVVFKLLLPLCLVMTFAYIGDSTVSNWSAKYLQDVLGSSEQLSTVPYNVYMVMTLVGRALGDFGVRRFGAVVVVRFGAVVAALGFAVVAVAPGPWVGMLGFTLLGLGLCVIVPQTFAAAGRLFPNASDSAIARLNVFNYVGFLIGSPLVGALGDAWNYRGAMLVPMVLVLVTLVYARSFAPAADRYGDGHERPRTADVGRGSNGL; encoded by the coding sequence ATGACAGAAGTGCTGCGGCGTGGCAGAGGCTCGCTGGCGTTCAGTTTCTTGGTGCAGGGTGCCGCGTTCGCGCTCCTGGTGACTCGAATACCGGCCATCCAGGATCAGTACGGCATATCTGATGGGCTGTTGCCCGTCTTTCTCGCTGCGGTGCCGATCCTGGCCGGCGTCGGGAGCGTGTGCACCGAGAAGTTGGTCAAGAAGGTGCGGCCCAGCCGGGTCCTGCGGTGGTCGCAGCCGGTTGTGCTGCTGGCTCTGCTCGGGGTCGGGGCGGGGGACTCGCTGTGGCAAGCGGCCCTGGCGCTGGGGGCGTTCGGGCTCGCGGTGGGTGCGCTGGACGCGTCCATGAACATGCTCGGGGTGAGCCTGCAGAGGGCGTACGGGCGCAGCATCATGCTCGGGTTTCATGCGGCGTACAGCCTGGGCGGGATCGTGGGGGCGTCGCTCGCGTGGGTGGGGGCGCACTGGGAGCTCTCGCTGTTCGTGTCGTATCTGCCGGTGGTCGTGCTGCTGTTGCCCGCGGCGTTCGTGGGGAGTCGCTGGTACGTCGACGGGGAGAGCGGCGCCGGTGACGGCGTTCAGGGCGCCTCGGGTGGCCCCGTGGTGTTCAAGCTGCTGTTGCCGCTGTGTCTGGTGATGACGTTCGCGTACATCGGGGATTCGACGGTCTCCAACTGGAGTGCGAAGTACCTCCAGGACGTGCTGGGCAGTTCGGAGCAGCTGTCGACGGTTCCGTACAACGTCTACATGGTGATGACGCTGGTGGGGCGGGCGCTCGGGGATTTCGGGGTGCGGCGGTTCGGGGCGGTCGTGGTGGTGCGGTTCGGGGCCGTGGTGGCGGCGCTCGGGTTCGCTGTCGTGGCGGTGGCGCCGGGGCCCTGGGTGGGGATGCTCGGGTTCACGCTGCTGGGGCTCGGGTTGTGCGTGATCGTGCCGCAGACGTTCGCCGCTGCGGGCAGGCTCTTCCCGAACGCTTCGGATTCGGCGATTGCCCGGCTGAATGTCTTCAACTATGTGGGATTTCTGATCGGTTCGCCCCTTGTGGGTGCTCTGGGCGATGCGTGGAACTACCGGGGGGCGATGCTCGTTCCCATGGTGTTGGTGCTCGTGACACTCGTGTACGCCCGGTCCTTCGCCCCTGCGGCGGACCGATACGGTGACGGACATGAGCGGCCGCGCACAGCTGATGTGGGACGAGGCAGTAACGGGCTATGA
- a CDS encoding VC0807 family protein — MSQLVVQTPIKSADAAAAPQSDRTALLGSLKPLVVDVVVPMASYYVLSKGFGMSTLAALGWSSVLPALRTVWGVLRDRRLNVLAGVILVVNMVGLLLSTVTGDPRLMLAKDSGISSVVGISMLVSVVAGKPLLTSALKPFVTKGDAGRTMAWERLSAGPGRFVRAERMFTAVWGLALVTECVVRIVGAYTLPIDTMVWLGNVIMAGAVVLAIRFGGRLAVGPMERMVEEELAHGRARVERVA; from the coding sequence ATGAGTCAGCTCGTTGTACAGACACCGATCAAGTCCGCTGACGCGGCTGCCGCCCCGCAGAGCGACCGTACGGCCCTCCTGGGAAGCCTCAAGCCGCTGGTCGTGGACGTGGTGGTGCCGATGGCGTCGTACTACGTGCTGAGCAAGGGGTTCGGCATGAGCACGCTGGCCGCCCTGGGGTGGAGCAGTGTGCTGCCGGCGCTGCGGACCGTGTGGGGGGTGCTGCGGGACCGGCGGCTCAATGTGCTGGCCGGAGTCATCCTCGTCGTCAACATGGTGGGGCTGCTGCTGAGTACGGTGACGGGCGATCCTCGGCTGATGCTGGCCAAGGACAGCGGGATCAGCAGTGTCGTCGGCATCTCGATGCTGGTGTCGGTCGTGGCCGGCAAGCCGCTTCTCACGTCCGCGCTGAAGCCCTTCGTGACCAAGGGGGATGCAGGGCGGACCATGGCCTGGGAGCGTCTGTCGGCGGGGCCGGGCCGCTTTGTGCGGGCCGAGCGCATGTTCACCGCGGTGTGGGGTCTGGCGCTGGTCACGGAGTGCGTGGTCCGGATCGTGGGGGCGTACACGCTGCCGATCGACACGATGGTGTGGCTGGGCAATGTGATCATGGCGGGTGCTGTGGTCCTGGCCATCCGGTTCGGCGGGCGTCTGGCCGTAGGGCCCATGGAGCGCATGGTCGAGGAGGAGCTGGCCCATGGCCGGGCGCGGGTGGAGCGCGTCGCCTGA
- a CDS encoding HAD family hydrolase: MRYDLVIFDNDGVLVDSEPISNKLLAGYLTELGHPTSYEESLREYMGSAMHRVHDLVEERTGQRLPEDFDDVFHGRVFAAFERELEPVPGAVEVVEKLAADGVPYCVASSGSHERIRVGHRKTGHDKWFDDGRIFSSQDVGRGKPAPDLFLYAARRMGVAPERCAVVEDSPLGVQAAVAAGMDVYGFTAMTPANRLSEATELFGDMRELPDLLA; encoded by the coding sequence ATGCGATACGACCTGGTCATCTTCGACAACGACGGCGTTCTCGTCGACAGCGAGCCGATCTCCAACAAGCTTCTCGCCGGCTATCTCACCGAACTCGGGCACCCCACCTCGTACGAGGAATCCCTCAGGGAGTACATGGGTTCTGCCATGCACCGCGTGCACGACCTTGTCGAGGAGCGGACCGGGCAGCGGCTGCCCGAGGACTTCGACGATGTTTTTCACGGGCGGGTGTTCGCCGCCTTCGAGCGGGAGCTGGAGCCCGTGCCCGGGGCTGTGGAGGTCGTGGAGAAGCTGGCCGCCGATGGAGTGCCGTACTGCGTGGCCTCCTCGGGGAGTCACGAGCGGATTCGCGTCGGGCATCGCAAGACCGGGCACGACAAGTGGTTCGATGACGGCCGGATCTTCAGTTCGCAGGATGTCGGGCGGGGGAAGCCGGCGCCGGATCTCTTCCTGTACGCGGCCCGGCGGATGGGTGTGGCGCCGGAGCGGTGCGCGGTCGTGGAGGACAGTCCGCTCGGCGTCCAGGCGGCCGTGGCGGCTGGGATGGACGTGTACGGGTTCACGGCCATGACGCCCGCGAACCGGTTGAGTGAGGCCACCGAACTCTTCGGCGACATGCGGGAGTTGCCTGACCTGCTCGCATGA
- the trpS gene encoding tryptophan--tRNA ligase, whose product MTRIFSGVKPTGHLTLGNYLGAVRQWAEVDQHRADALFSVVDLHALTVDHDPGRVRRLSKQAATLLLASGLDPEACTVFVQSHVDEHARLSYLLECVATDGEMRRMIQYKEKSARERERGGSVRLSLLTYPVLMAADILAYGADEVPVGDDQTQHVELSRDLAVRFNQRYGHTFVVPRATPPAVAARVMDLQDPASKMGKSHDSGAGIVYLLDEPDVVRKKVMRAVTDSGTEVEYDRENKPGVSNLLEILAACEGGNPEGLSGVYESYGALKRATADAVVELLAPLQKRHKELVADPAHVEEVLRRGAERAREMAKPTVDAAYRAIGLLPPG is encoded by the coding sequence ATGACGCGAATCTTCAGCGGGGTCAAGCCGACCGGACATCTGACGCTGGGGAACTATCTGGGCGCCGTACGTCAGTGGGCTGAAGTCGATCAGCACAGGGCTGACGCTCTGTTCAGCGTCGTCGATCTGCACGCGTTGACCGTGGATCACGATCCGGGGCGGGTGCGGCGACTCAGTAAGCAGGCGGCGACGCTGTTGCTTGCCTCGGGGCTCGATCCCGAGGCGTGCACCGTGTTCGTACAGAGTCATGTGGACGAACACGCCCGGCTGTCGTATCTGCTCGAGTGCGTCGCCACGGACGGCGAGATGCGGCGGATGATCCAGTACAAGGAGAAATCCGCGCGCGAGCGGGAGCGGGGCGGGAGTGTGCGGCTGTCGCTCCTGACGTACCCCGTGCTGATGGCGGCGGACATCCTCGCTTACGGGGCGGACGAGGTTCCTGTCGGTGATGACCAGACGCAGCACGTCGAGCTCTCCCGGGATCTGGCCGTGCGGTTCAACCAGCGGTACGGGCACACCTTCGTGGTGCCACGGGCGACGCCGCCCGCTGTCGCGGCGCGAGTCATGGACCTCCAGGACCCGGCTTCCAAGATGGGGAAGTCCCATGACAGCGGGGCCGGAATCGTCTATCTCCTCGACGAGCCGGACGTCGTGCGCAAGAAGGTCATGCGGGCGGTCACGGACAGCGGCACGGAAGTCGAGTACGACCGCGAGAACAAGCCCGGGGTGTCGAATCTGCTGGAGATTCTGGCCGCTTGTGAGGGTGGGAACCCGGAAGGCTTGAGCGGTGTATATGAGTCGTATGGCGCGCTGAAGAGGGCGACCGCGGACGCCGTGGTGGAGCTTCTTGCGCCACTGCAGAAGAGGCACAAGGAGTTGGTTGCGGATCCCGCGCATGTAGAGGAGGTGCTGCGGCGGGGAGCTGAGCGGGCGAGGGAGATGGCGAAGCCGACCGTGGACGCCGCCTATCGGGCGATCGGGCTGCTTCCCCCTGGCTGA
- a CDS encoding GlxA family transcriptional regulator, with protein sequence MPHPDSQPDPDTLPRPTQRIALLAFPGIRAFDVSVITEVWGTDRTDRGVPAFDLRRIAVDPTPVPMRGGLTLTPDRTLTWLTRLAPATDLLVVPGLDDHLTPAPEPVLESLRRAHARGVTIAALCGGAFTLAQAGLLDGRRAITHWNLVDLLRAHHPLVTVEPDALFIEDDNIWTAAGTAAGIDLCLHLVRRTHGAETAATIARSMVTAPFRTGTQAQFIEHPTPRADRDADALTSVRAYALQHLHEPLTVAGLADRAGMSPRSFARHFTAATGTTPLRWLLDQRMAAAQKLLERTDLPMPEVARRAGFGSEVTMRQHFASRLATSPRSYRASFAQRPF encoded by the coding sequence GTGCCGCACCCAGACTCGCAGCCAGACCCGGACACACTGCCGCGCCCCACCCAGCGCATCGCCCTCCTCGCCTTCCCGGGCATCCGGGCATTCGACGTCTCCGTCATCACCGAGGTCTGGGGCACCGACCGCACCGACCGCGGCGTCCCTGCCTTCGATCTGCGACGCATCGCCGTAGACCCGACCCCTGTCCCCATGCGAGGCGGACTCACCCTCACCCCGGATCGCACCCTCACCTGGCTGACACGCCTCGCGCCGGCCACCGACCTGCTCGTCGTCCCCGGCCTCGACGACCACCTCACTCCCGCGCCCGAACCGGTCCTCGAGTCCCTGCGCCGCGCTCACGCCCGCGGTGTCACCATTGCGGCGCTCTGCGGAGGCGCCTTCACACTCGCCCAGGCCGGCCTACTGGACGGCCGCCGCGCGATCACCCACTGGAACCTCGTCGACCTGCTCCGCGCTCATCACCCCCTCGTCACCGTCGAACCCGACGCCCTCTTCATCGAGGACGACAACATCTGGACCGCCGCCGGCACGGCCGCCGGCATCGATCTCTGCCTGCACCTGGTCCGCAGGACCCATGGCGCGGAGACCGCCGCCACCATCGCCCGATCGATGGTCACGGCCCCCTTCCGCACCGGAACGCAGGCCCAGTTCATCGAGCACCCCACGCCACGAGCCGACCGCGACGCCGACGCCCTCACCTCCGTACGCGCATACGCCCTCCAGCACCTCCACGAACCGCTCACCGTCGCCGGCCTCGCCGACCGTGCCGGCATGTCCCCGCGCTCCTTCGCCCGTCACTTCACCGCAGCCACCGGCACCACCCCTCTGCGCTGGCTCCTGGACCAGCGCATGGCGGCAGCGCAGAAGCTGCTCGAACGCACAGACCTCCCCATGCCCGAGGTCGCACGCCGTGCGGGCTTCGGCAGCGAGGTCACGATGCGCCAGCACTTCGCATCGCGCCTCGCCACCAGCCCACGCTCCTACCGGGCCTCCTTCGCCCAGCGCCCCTTCTAG
- a CDS encoding cysteine hydrolase family protein produces MEIAENAALIVVDVQKGFEEERFWGPRNNPGADENIASLIDAWQSTGRPVVFVRHDSPKPQSPLRQGSAGNGFKEYVEERRGKGDGAELLVTKSVNSAFYGTPDLDAWLRAAGIEQFVVAGIQTNMCAETTARMGGNLGYEVLFALDATHTFDLEGPFGWRRTAEELAQASAVSLHGGGFARVVTTAEVVAAAEAGALRG; encoded by the coding sequence ATGGAGATCGCAGAGAACGCAGCGCTGATCGTGGTGGACGTGCAGAAGGGGTTCGAGGAGGAGAGGTTCTGGGGACCGCGGAACAACCCTGGGGCTGACGAGAACATCGCGTCGCTGATCGACGCGTGGCAGTCGACGGGGCGACCGGTCGTCTTCGTGCGGCATGACTCACCGAAGCCTCAGTCGCCGTTGCGGCAGGGTTCTGCCGGGAACGGCTTCAAGGAGTACGTGGAGGAGCGGCGTGGAAAGGGGGACGGGGCGGAGCTCCTGGTGACGAAGTCCGTGAACTCGGCGTTCTACGGGACGCCGGACCTGGACGCGTGGCTCAGGGCCGCCGGCATCGAGCAGTTCGTGGTGGCTGGGATCCAGACCAACATGTGCGCGGAGACGACGGCACGCATGGGCGGGAATCTGGGGTATGAGGTGCTGTTCGCGTTGGACGCGACGCACACCTTCGACCTGGAGGGCCCGTTCGGCTGGCGCCGCACCGCGGAGGAGCTGGCCCAGGCCTCAGCGGTGTCACTGCATGGGGGCGGCTTCGCCCGGGTGGTCACGACGGCGGAGGTTGTGGCTGCGGCGGAGGCGGGGGCGCTTCGCGGGTGA
- the proC gene encoding pyrroline-5-carboxylate reductase gives MPQQHVAVLGTGKIGEALLSGMIRAGWAPANLLVTARRPERAEELRSRHGVTPVTNAEAAKQADTLILTVKPQDMGALLAELAPHLPTDRLIISGAAGIPTTFLEERLPEGTPVVRVMTNTPALVDEAMSVISAGSHATAAHLAHAEEIFGAVGKTLRVPESQQDACTALSGSGPAYFFYLVEAMTDAGILLGLPRDKAHELIVQSAIGAATMLRDSGEHPVKLRENVTSPAGTTINAIRELESHGVRAALIAALEAARDRSRELASGNS, from the coding sequence ATGCCCCAGCAGCACGTCGCAGTCCTCGGCACCGGAAAGATCGGCGAGGCCCTGCTCAGCGGAATGATCCGGGCGGGCTGGGCCCCTGCCAACCTCCTGGTCACGGCCCGCCGTCCGGAACGCGCCGAAGAGCTCCGCAGCCGCCACGGGGTCACCCCCGTCACCAACGCGGAAGCCGCCAAGCAGGCCGACACCCTGATCCTCACGGTCAAGCCCCAGGACATGGGCGCCCTCCTCGCCGAACTCGCCCCGCACCTCCCCACCGACCGCCTGATCATCAGCGGCGCGGCGGGCATCCCCACCACCTTCCTCGAGGAGCGCCTCCCCGAAGGCACCCCCGTCGTGCGCGTCATGACGAACACGCCCGCCCTCGTCGACGAGGCCATGTCCGTCATCTCCGCCGGCTCCCACGCCACAGCCGCCCACCTCGCCCACGCCGAGGAGATCTTCGGCGCCGTCGGCAAGACGCTCCGCGTCCCCGAGTCCCAGCAGGACGCCTGCACCGCCCTGTCCGGCTCGGGCCCGGCGTACTTCTTCTACCTGGTCGAGGCCATGACCGACGCGGGAATCCTGCTCGGCCTGCCCCGCGACAAGGCCCACGAGCTGATCGTCCAGTCCGCGATCGGCGCCGCCACGATGCTCCGCGACAGCGGCGAACACCCCGTCAAGCTCCGCGAAAACGTCACCTCCCCCGCCGGCACCACCATCAACGCCATCCGCGAACTCGAAAGCCACGGAGTCCGCGCCGCCCTCATCGCCGCCCTGGAAGCCGCCCGAGACCGCAGCCGCGAACTGGCCTCCGGCAATAGCTGA
- a CDS encoding ABC transporter permease encodes MNAARTLATAARVLRQLRHDPRSIALMLLVPCVMLFLLRYVFDGSPGTFDSIGASLLGIFPLITMFLVTSIATLRERTSGTLERLLAMPLGKGDLIAGYALAFGALAVVQSVLATALALWGLGLDVTGSAWLLLLVALLDALLGTALGLFVSAFAASEFQAVQFMPAVIFPQLLLCGLFISRDKMQPVLEAISNVLPMSYAVDGMNEVLRHTDLTADFVRDAGVVAGCAVLVLALGAATLRRRTA; translated from the coding sequence ATGAACGCAGCCCGCACCCTCGCCACCGCAGCCCGAGTCCTGCGCCAGCTCCGCCACGACCCGCGCTCCATCGCCCTGATGCTGCTCGTCCCGTGCGTGATGCTCTTCCTGCTCCGCTACGTCTTCGACGGCAGCCCCGGCACCTTCGACTCCATCGGCGCCTCGCTCCTCGGCATCTTCCCGCTCATCACGATGTTCCTGGTCACGTCCATCGCCACCCTGCGCGAACGCACCTCGGGCACCCTCGAACGCCTCCTCGCCATGCCCCTCGGCAAGGGCGATCTCATCGCCGGTTACGCCCTCGCCTTCGGCGCCCTCGCGGTCGTCCAGTCCGTACTGGCGACGGCCCTCGCCCTGTGGGGCCTCGGCCTCGACGTCACCGGCTCCGCCTGGCTCCTCCTGCTGGTCGCCCTCCTCGACGCCCTGCTCGGCACCGCACTCGGCCTCTTCGTCTCCGCCTTCGCGGCCTCCGAGTTCCAGGCCGTCCAGTTCATGCCGGCGGTGATCTTTCCCCAGCTGCTCCTGTGCGGCCTGTTCATCTCGCGCGACAAGATGCAGCCCGTCCTCGAAGCGATCTCCAACGTCCTGCCCATGTCGTACGCCGTCGACGGTATGAACGAAGTCCTCCGCCACACCGACCTCACGGCGGACTTCGTCCGCGACGCGGGCGTCGTCGCCGGCTGCGCCGTCCTGGTCCTGGCCCTCGGCGCCGCAACGCTCCGCCGCCGTACGGCCTGA
- a CDS encoding ABC transporter ATP-binding protein has protein sequence MMNISEGPSSPEPSPTPTSSARPSSLPEPPAAAVRATGLTVVRGPRPVLHGLDFTVPRGQITGLLGPSGCGKSTLMRAIVGTQAKVTGTLSVLGHPAGSAELRSRIGYVTQAPSVYADLTVRQNLDYFSAVLQPGRAAASHRRDDVARVISEVDLTSHADALAGNLSGGQLSRVSLAVALLGTPELLVLDEPTVGLDPVLRRDLWNLFHSIAAERGATLLVSSHVMDEAERCHRLLLMRDGEILADDSPDALRAGTGAATVEDAFLHLVDQANTLQRSPR, from the coding sequence ATGATGAATATCTCCGAAGGGCCATCCTCCCCGGAGCCCAGCCCCACCCCCACCTCCTCCGCTCGGCCCTCCTCTTTGCCGGAACCACCGGCGGCCGCCGTCCGCGCCACGGGCCTCACCGTCGTCCGAGGCCCCCGCCCTGTCCTGCACGGCTTGGACTTCACCGTCCCCCGGGGCCAGATCACCGGTCTCCTCGGCCCCTCGGGCTGCGGCAAGTCCACGCTCATGCGCGCGATCGTCGGAACCCAGGCCAAGGTCACCGGAACACTCAGCGTCCTCGGCCACCCGGCAGGCTCCGCCGAACTCCGCTCCCGCATCGGGTACGTCACCCAAGCCCCCTCCGTATACGCAGACCTCACGGTCCGCCAGAACCTGGACTACTTCTCGGCAGTACTCCAGCCGGGCCGCGCCGCCGCCTCCCACCGCCGGGACGACGTCGCCCGTGTCATCTCCGAAGTGGACCTCACGTCCCACGCCGACGCACTCGCCGGCAACCTCTCGGGCGGCCAGCTCAGCCGGGTCTCGCTCGCCGTCGCCCTCCTCGGCACCCCCGAACTCCTGGTCCTCGACGAACCCACCGTCGGCCTCGACCCCGTCCTGCGCCGCGACCTGTGGAACCTCTTCCACTCCATCGCCGCCGAGCGCGGCGCCACGCTTCTCGTCTCCTCGCACGTCATGGACGAGGCCGAGCGCTGCCACCGCCTCCTCCTCATGCGCGACGGCGAGATCCTCGCCGACGACAGCCCCGACGCCCTGCGGGCCGGCACCGGCGCGGCGACCGTCGAAGACGCCTTCCTCCACCTTGTCGACCAGGCCAACACCCTCCAGCGGAGCCCCCGATGA
- a CDS encoding class I SAM-dependent methyltransferase, protein MPTVSRAHSFNAAAAQYAANRPSYPPALLDAVEDAAGRPLAGARVADVGAGTGISTALLQARGAHVVAVEPGEGMAVEFRRALPGVPIVRADGNALPLADASLDLLTYAQSWHWTEPARSAPEAMRVLRPGGALALWWNTVALDVPWIAAQHERIARHVGVETGARQRPDTARATELSGLTDLPGRGEITLRHVRWSRLVPLDTHIANIGSHSAFLVLEERDAQAFLAEERARVRELFPDGTVEETYVVELLVATRT, encoded by the coding sequence ATGCCCACCGTCTCGCGCGCCCACTCGTTCAATGCCGCGGCCGCCCAGTACGCCGCGAACCGCCCGTCCTACCCGCCCGCCCTCCTGGACGCCGTCGAGGACGCCGCCGGACGGCCCCTCGCCGGCGCCCGCGTGGCCGACGTAGGAGCGGGAACCGGCATTTCGACCGCCCTCCTGCAGGCGCGCGGCGCCCACGTGGTCGCCGTCGAGCCGGGCGAGGGCATGGCGGTCGAATTCCGCCGGGCGCTGCCCGGTGTACCGATCGTGCGGGCCGACGGCAACGCCCTCCCCCTCGCCGACGCCTCCCTGGACCTCCTCACCTACGCCCAGTCGTGGCACTGGACCGAGCCGGCCCGCTCGGCGCCCGAGGCGATGCGGGTCCTGCGCCCGGGCGGCGCGCTCGCGCTGTGGTGGAACACCGTTGCCCTCGACGTCCCGTGGATCGCCGCGCAGCACGAACGCATCGCGCGCCACGTAGGCGTGGAGACGGGCGCCAGGCAGCGCCCCGACACGGCCCGCGCCACCGAACTGTCGGGCCTTACGGACCTGCCGGGACGCGGCGAGATCACCCTTCGGCATGTGCGCTGGAGCCGGCTGGTCCCGCTGGACACGCACATCGCCAACATCGGCAGCCACTCGGCGTTCCTCGTCCTCGAAGAGCGCGACGCGCAGGCCTTCCTCGCCGAGGAGCGCGCCCGGGTCAGGGAGCTCTTCCCGGACGGGACGGTGGAGGAGACCTACGTGGTCGAACTCCTGGTGGCCACCCGCACTTGA
- a CDS encoding EamA/RhaT family transporter: protein MSDESGTPRPTSETPEAAGGIPAGPQPEEIRFFGRTWVEHDGGYTWRRAAVAVGALAGAAAGCFVLRFAYEGLAIADVGSFVNVLVVLMFAICSALAFRRTWDGFSKRPDPEAQASLRGFMSIGFVGVLLAYCLRCFSEAPGEKLRRQEYATAREQYERRSTRRTGNPSKKKRKG, encoded by the coding sequence GTGAGCGACGAATCCGGCACCCCCCGCCCCACCTCCGAGACCCCGGAAGCAGCCGGCGGCATCCCCGCGGGCCCTCAGCCCGAGGAGATCCGTTTCTTCGGCAGGACCTGGGTCGAGCACGACGGCGGCTACACCTGGCGCCGCGCCGCGGTCGCCGTGGGCGCGCTCGCCGGCGCGGCGGCCGGCTGCTTCGTGCTGCGCTTCGCGTACGAGGGCCTGGCCATCGCCGACGTCGGTTCCTTCGTGAACGTACTCGTGGTCCTGATGTTCGCGATCTGCAGCGCCCTCGCCTTCCGCCGCACGTGGGACGGCTTCTCCAAGCGTCCGGATCCCGAGGCGCAGGCGTCCCTGCGAGGTTTCATGTCGATCGGTTTCGTGGGCGTACTGCTCGCCTACTGCCTGCGCTGCTTCTCCGAGGCCCCGGGCGAGAAGCTCCGCAGGCAGGAGTACGCGACCGCCCGCGAACAGTACGAACGCCGCAGCACGCGCCGCACCGGCAACCCGTCGAAGAAGAAGCGCAAGGGCTGA